A stretch of DNA from Dehalobacterium formicoaceticum:
TTTTGCCTTTGAGTATCTTTTTAAAGAATTGACACAAAATTATAGATACTCCCGCTAACAAGTATTTTTCGGTACTGTCCTAATATTATTAAGTATAATTAGTAAAATAGCCAGCTGTTTTCAATCAGCTGGCTATTAAATGAATAAGGGAAATTAAAGTTATCCAGTGCTTTCCCGGGCACCTAAAGCCATCTGGCAGGTTCCATTTCAATAAATGCAGATATTCTTGTTTTAATCTGGCCCAGGTCGGATTTTGAATAATCTGTTTCAATGGACATGTGTGGCAGCCCGGCATCATTAACAAGCTCCTTGATTGTTTTCGTTTCTACACTATAAGGGTGACAAGTCTGTAAAATGACTTCAATTACACCTTCAATTTTAAATTCTTTAAGTAATTCAGGAAGCATTTCCATTCGTCTTGGATTAGGTGACATGACAGAGCAGCCTATTTTCAGATAGCGGTCAGCAATTGCACTGACAATGTCTTCTGTATTTTCATCCACTAGATGCCTTACAGGCTTGACACCGCCACAATTTTCAAAGCAAACAACTACACCGCCATTGTTTTCAATAGTATTTACAACCTTGTCAAGAACACCACCTATGGGACAGCCCGTCACCAGTATTCTTTTTGCTTCCGCGGCAACCGGTCTGTCGCCGGCTTCATAAGCATTTTTTGTGTTATCTATCAGTTCACGAAGTTTTATGCAGGTTTCTTCCACATCAAAGCTGAAGCCAGAGCCTTCAATCACCTTGTACACATCAAAGCCCCTGATTGGAGGTGGATCCAATTTACTCAATTCAAAAAGCTCGTTAAATATTTTCCTCTGTTTGTTTCTGAGAGATACAGCCTTTCTAAGCTTTTCTTCTGTGATATCAACTTGGAATTTTTCCTCCATGGTCTTGATCAAACGATGTAATTCACTTTCCCACATTTTATGAGCATATTCTCTATCAACCCCCTGAGGCAATTGCATAATATATGTATCTTTGATTTCACCTAAAAGCTCATACATTTTCTTTTTTCCATCGCAAGTTGTCTCACCTATTATAATATCGGCAAAATAAGTGTAAGGGCATTTTTCGGTTAATGCAAAACCGTAACTGGATTTGATCAAGGGACACAAATTTTTTGGAAGGTCTGTTTCGGCATCAATTATAGTTTCTTCACTCATTCCACATAATCCCACAGAGAAAATGCCTGCTGCATCTAATATTTCAGATGGAGTAAAGGTGCAAAAAACGCCTGCTATCTTACCTCCATTTTCTTTTATTTCCTTTACCTTCAGAAATCCTTGCCTTCTGGCATCAGCAAATTCTTCAAATTTATTTGGCAAATTTACGATTGACATGACTTACCTCCTAATACTTTTCCTGTATAACGAGTTCTTGGCATCAGATGGAATAAAAACTCCACCTGATGCCAAGAACTCTGTTTATCTACTACCTCTCTCCTGCTAATTATATACGAAATATTTAATAACTGTTATAAAATATTTCTTTAAAAGAATGCTTATCCATGAAATTTATCTATATATATAGAACCAATATTTCCTGTATGCTATATTGATTAAAGCAATAATACTTGGATTTGTATTAATAAATTTTAAGGGGGAGATAACGATGAGCAAACCTTTTATTGAATATATCAGTGCTTGTGCCTGATGTGAAGTATTCGGAGAATTCGTGAAATCTCTCGCAGAACAATATCAAGGACAAATTAAAGTAACAATCTATAAAGTCGGAGAAGACTTTGATTACATAAAAAAATATGGCCCTACTACCAAGAGCATGTTGATCATCAATGAATCAAGAGTAGTAACAAAGTTAAGCAAGGAATCCATACGAAAAGCATTTGAGGAGGTATTAAAAGATTGATCCTGGAGTTCTGGGAGTTCTTAGTCAGTATTTTCTATTCTACTATCAATATGTTGAACAGTGCATCTGTATGGATGGTTGTGAGTTTTGGTATTGCTGGAATATTCCATGCGTATATGAGTCCGGAAAGGATGCGCAAAAGCAGTGTCGGCAGCACAAGGCTTTCCGGTGTTCTATGGACAACGATTGCCGGCACGGCCGTACCCATTTGCAGCTGTGGCAGTACTCCTTTGGGCATCAGCTTATATTATTCTGGTGCTTATTTAGGCCCCACCCTGGCATTTATGACCTCCACGCCGGTGCTTAATCCTGTGGCTATTATCCTGACCTGGGGATTATTGGGGAAGGAAGTTGCGCTTATTAATATTATCACCGGACTTACGGTTCCGGTGATTGTGGGAATCATTGGCAATAAATTTGCCGGAGAAGAACTTCATATCAAAGACTTGCCTGATGGGACGGAAAGAAAAACCCTTATTTTTGATGAACCTTCACATTTTGAAAAGATCAAAGCAGGTCTGAAGTGGTCCTATACGGAACTGGCCGTAACCATTTCTAAATATATGGTGTCCGGCCTTTTGGTCGCCGGGGTGATTTTTAACATCGTCCCTCAATCTTTCATCCAGACTTATTTAGGGAATCCCGGGTTTATATCTCTCCTGGGCATCACCCTTGTTGCTGCCTTGATGTATGTGTGTGCGGTTGGTCATATTCCAATGATTGCAGCTATCGTAGCCAGCGGTGCGGCACCGGGGGTAGCTATTACCTTTCTCATGGCAGGAGCGGCGACAAATATTCCGGAGCTTTTGACGATATCTAAAACTATTGGCAAAAGAGCAATGATTATTTTTCTGATAACCCTTGCGGTTTTATCCAATGTGGCCGGATATATTACCAACCTTTTGTTAATGCCAGGTTTTGAACCAGTCTTGGATTTTGATGCCACCTCCCGAACCGTAGAAACAGCCAATAAGCTGATTTTTGTCCAGCCGGAATGGTTGCAATATGCGTGTACGTCTATATTGGTAGCTTACGCATTATACTCTTTATTTAAATTGATTAAAGGAGAAACAGCGAAACATCTGCCTACAGGAAGATGAGGAGAATATGAACAATAAATTCTTGAAAAATATTTTATCGATTATTATTGTGGTGGCGGTGGCCTTTGCCGCAAAGCAATATCTGGAAGCCAGGGAAGAAAGAAAATATCAGGATCAAACAGCCTGGATGGGAGGGGAAGGAAAAGACTTTGCGGTAATGGTGCCGGAGGATAACCGAGCCTTGCAGTATTTCAAGGAAGAATTTCCTGCCCGGGAAGTGATTTTGGCTTGTGCGGAAGACATTACCGATGATCAACTGCAGGATCTGCTGGTCATCTATCGGGAAAATGAACATACCAGGCTGGCAGCCCTGATCGATAAAGGGGAGGGGCATTGGTATATATCCCCTGAGATACCGGCCCCCATAGAAAATCAGACGATACGGTTCAAGAATATCGACAAAGAGGCAGAAATGGAGTTTATCATTACCGGAGAAAAAGAAGGAGCGGTGGGATATGCCGTTTACCGTATGATCGATGGGGAAATCAAGGATCTCTTTGGAGAAGGAATGGCAGATTGTTGTTAAATAGATAGATAGAGAGTGAGAAGTAGATGAGTATAAATAAGAGGATATTTTTTGTCATGGTCACAGCTCTAATTGCTGTTTTTTTCACAATCTCCTTGCTGCCCAGTGATACCGGTCGAAGTGATCGGGGAAATGTCTTACGTGTTGGCGCAGGTGATGATACCAGCGGTTTGCTTCTGGATCAGATTGGAAAGATTGGTAGAGATTCAGGCAGTAAAACTGAGATTGTTTATAATGATTTAAATATGGAGGGCTATAAGTTCTTGGATTGTTGAAGTAATACCTCCCAATGGGCCTTGAGCTCAGACGAAATCGATATGGGCTTTTACTGCAATCATAAAGCTATTCATATGGTCAAAGCAAATGATCGTTTTGTAATTTATGGGCCGGTCATCATGAATTCAGAGGTGCTGGCCTACAAGGGTAACATTGTGGATCAGCAAGTGCTGGGCATCGGCCAGGATCGAAAACATATCTGGGAGCAGGTACGAAAAAGCTACCCCAATATCAAGGAAACTCAGGAAATGGTCGTGGCAGCATTGGGATATACCTTAGAAAATAAGCAGATAGATATAGCGGCTATTGATGTCAGCAAAGCGGCACTATTATCGAAATACAACTTCGCTCCTATTTCTCAGGAGGATTATATTTCATACAGCCTGATAGTACGAAAGGATTTAATCGATACAGAAGCCTTTGATAATTTTCTTGTTAGTTATAACAAAGCAGTAGAAGAATTAAATAAAAAAGAAACAATGATTTCAGTCATGGGAATGACCAAAGAATTTTGGGATATGGTTAACTTAAAATTCTTAGAATTATAAGTTAGGAAGTGTATGAAATGTCAATATCAGTTAGAGGGATTACAAAAGAATTTAAAAACAAAAGAGAAAAAAACAAAAGTCAACTTGTATTAAAGGATATCTCTTTTGATGTGGAGGAGGGGGAATTTGTTACCCTGCTCGGTCCTTCCGGTTGTGGCAAGACAACAACACTAACCATTATCGCAGGTTTTCAGAAATATAATGGAGGAAAAATATTGATCAATGGGAATGTGGTTAACAAACCAGGTCCGGACAGGGCTTTTGTATTCCAAAACTATGCTCTTTTTCCGTGGATGAAAGTGGGAGAAAACATTATGTATCCTATGAAAAAGAGGAAGATACCAAAAAAGGATAGGATAAATAAGCTAAAAGAACTATTGGAGATGGCGCAGCTAGAAGGTTATGAAAATTACTTTGTTCATGAATTATCCGGCGGCATGAAGCAAAGAGTTGCCCTGCTTCGTGCCTTGGCTTGTGAGCCTCAGGTACTACTTATGGACGAACCTCTTGGGGCAGTTGATTTTCAAATGAGGAAGCTTCTGCAAATGCAATTGGAGACTATTTTACAGAAAAAAAATGTGACGGTATTGATGGTAACACATGATGTGGATGAGGCAATTTATTTAAGTGACAGGGTGATCATCATGTCCAGGGATCATGGCAGGCTTTTAGGAGATATTAAAGTTGATTTGCCCCGACCCAGAGATAGGAACTGTGATATGTATCATAACTATATGAGTCAATTGACAGAAATACTGAAATCAGCATTAAATGGTGATGTTAAAAATAAAGAGGATGAAGATCTAATGGACTTCATAAAAAAGAACGAGCATAAAAGTGATGATGCAACAACCAGGCTAGATCAAAGCAAAAAGCTTGAAAATTGTTAAAGGTTATAATTGCCAAATCCATTATAAAAAAGGAGATAGAAAGAATGAGAGTGGCCTATGTATTTGAATCAGTTTACGCAAGAGAGATCCTGGAAAACATGATTATTCCCCAACTGGAGAAAGGTGACCATGGGGCTGAAGTAGCAGGTATGATGTTCTTTTTTGATAACACATATATGCTGCAAAAGGACAGCGATATTGCTAAGAGACTGTCGGCCATCAGCGAAAAGTCAGGAATGCTTCTGATGGCTTGTGATAGGTGCTGTTATCAAAGAGAGATTGACGACAAGTTAATAGAACCTGCTGGAATCGGTTGTTTCCCTAATTTGTATGCTGCCTTGAGCGGAGCAAACATTGATCAGGTTATCACTCTCTAGTAAAAGAGGGCAGGGCTTATGCCTACCTTTTTTACAATTAGGTTGTAAATAATGAAACAAGATTTAAGGGGTGATATTGTTTGATGACATTACCTGAACGTTTTGATGAATTTGCGGAGGCACGGCGTAACGGATTTTTAAAGGTCATGGAATTGAAGGAGAGCGGTGCCAATATCTGCGGCAGCTTTTGTCAGTATGCCCCAGCAGAGGTTATTTACGCTGCCGGACTTTACAAAGTCAGTCTTTGTGGTAAGAGCAACGCCCCCATCGCAACAGCAGAGACCCATTTACCGGCAAATTTGTGTCCCCTGATCAAGGCAAGCTATGGTCATGCCTTGGAAGATAGTTGTCCATATGCCTATTTTTCTGATGTTGTGGTTGGTGAAACCACCTGCGATGGGAAAAAGAAAATGTATGAATTGCTGGGAAAGCTCAAACCGATGCAAGTCATTCATTTACCCAACGTACCGGACAAAGAGCGCTCATTAGATGCTTGGGTAAAGGAAATCAAGCATTTTAAGGAAGCCTTGGAAGAACGATTTGATGTGGAAATCACAGATGAAAAACTTCATGAAGCAATAAAGTGGTGCAATAAGGAGCGCATTCAGGCGGCACGCATCTATGAGCTTGGCAGATATGACCCACCTGCCATTACCGGCTTGGATATGCGCAATGTGATGGATGGCGAACAGTATATGTTCAATAAATATGAAAAATATGAAAAGCTCAAACAGATTTTAGATGAATGTGAAGAAAATTGGAAAAATGGCAATGGCCCTTACAAACCGAATGCAAAACCACCACGAATTTTGATATCAGGTGCCGGATTGGGGGGCGTTGTAGATAAGACTATTGCTGTTATTGAAGAACTGGGGGGAGCAATTGTTTGCTATGAGGGCTGCAGCGGTATCGTTTCACGCCGACGCCTCGTCGATGAATCTGACGAGAGAGACCCCATTACCTGCATTGCAGAAAAATACTTGGAGGTACCATGTGCGGTGATGTCTCCCAATCACAATCGCATGAGTCAGATTGAGGCAACCATCGCAGAATGGCAGGTGGAAGGTCTGATTAATATTACACTGCACTCCTGCTTGCCCTTTGGTATTGAGTCGTGTAACATCGAAAAAGTCTGCAAGAAATGCCATACTCCTTATCTTCACATCGAAACGGATTTTTCTACCGGTGATG
This window harbors:
- a CDS encoding double-cubane-cluster-containing anaerobic reductase, which codes for MSIVNLPNKFEEFADARRQGFLKVKEIKENGGKIAGVFCTFTPSEILDAAGIFSVGLCGMSEETIIDAETDLPKNLCPLIKSSYGFALTEKCPYTYFADIIIGETTCDGKKKMYELLGEIKDTYIMQLPQGVDREYAHKMWESELHRLIKTMEEKFQVDITEEKLRKAVSLRNKQRKIFNELFELSKLDPPPIRGFDVYKVIEGSGFSFDVEETCIKLRELIDNTKNAYEAGDRPVAAEAKRILVTGCPIGGVLDKVVNTIENNGGVVVCFENCGGVKPVRHLVDENTEDIVSAIADRYLKIGCSVMSPNPRRMEMLPELLKEFKIEGVIEVILQTCHPYSVETKTIKELVNDAGLPHMSIETDYSKSDLGQIKTRISAFIEMEPARWL
- the saoE gene encoding efflux transporter SaoE — its product is MILEFWEFLVSIFYSTINMLNSASVWMVVSFGIAGIFHAYMSPERMRKSSVGSTRLSGVLWTTIAGTAVPICSCGSTPLGISLYYSGAYLGPTLAFMTSTPVLNPVAIILTWGLLGKEVALINIITGLTVPVIVGIIGNKFAGEELHIKDLPDGTERKTLIFDEPSHFEKIKAGLKWSYTELAVTISKYMVSGLLVAGVIFNIVPQSFIQTYLGNPGFISLLGITLVAALMYVCAVGHIPMIAAIVASGAAPGVAITFLMAGAATNIPELLTISKTIGKRAMIIFLITLAVLSNVAGYITNLLLMPGFEPVLDFDATSRTVETANKLIFVQPEWLQYACTSILVAYALYSLFKLIKGETAKHLPTGR
- the saoC gene encoding Cys-Cys-COOH (seleno)protein SaoC, whose product is MNNKFLKNILSIIIVVAVAFAAKQYLEAREERKYQDQTAWMGGEGKDFAVMVPEDNRALQYFKEEFPAREVILACAEDITDDQLQDLLVIYRENEHTRLAALIDKGEGHWYISPEIPAPIENQTIRFKNIDKEAEMEFIITGEKEGAVGYAVYRMIDGEIKDLFGEGMADCC
- the saoB gene encoding ABC transporter substrate-binding (seleno)protein SaoB, producing the protein MSINKRIFFVMVTALIAVFFTISLLPSDTGRSDRGNVLRVGAGDDTSGLLLDQIGKIGRDSGSKTEIVYNDLNMEGYKFLDCUSNTSQWALSSDEIDMGFYCNHKAIHMVKANDRFVIYGPVIMNSEVLAYKGNIVDQQVLGIGQDRKHIWEQVRKSYPNIKETQEMVVAALGYTLENKQIDIAAIDVSKAALLSKYNFAPISQEDYISYSLIVRKDLIDTEAFDNFLVSYNKAVEELNKKETMISVMGMTKEFWDMVNLKFLEL
- the saoA gene encoding ABC transporter ATP-binding protein SaoA; the encoded protein is MSISVRGITKEFKNKREKNKSQLVLKDISFDVEEGEFVTLLGPSGCGKTTTLTIIAGFQKYNGGKILINGNVVNKPGPDRAFVFQNYALFPWMKVGENIMYPMKKRKIPKKDRINKLKELLEMAQLEGYENYFVHELSGGMKQRVALLRALACEPQVLLMDEPLGAVDFQMRKLLQMQLETILQKKNVTVLMVTHDVDEAIYLSDRVIIMSRDHGRLLGDIKVDLPRPRDRNCDMYHNYMSQLTEILKSALNGDVKNKEDEDLMDFIKKNEHKSDDATTRLDQSKKLENC
- the saoD gene encoding DsrE-related protein SaoD, with the protein product MRVAYVFESVYAREILENMIIPQLEKGDHGAEVAGMMFFFDNTYMLQKDSDIAKRLSAISEKSGMLLMACDRCCYQREIDDKLIEPAGIGCFPNLYAALSGANIDQVITL
- a CDS encoding double-cubane-cluster-containing anaerobic reductase, which codes for MTLPERFDEFAEARRNGFLKVMELKESGANICGSFCQYAPAEVIYAAGLYKVSLCGKSNAPIATAETHLPANLCPLIKASYGHALEDSCPYAYFSDVVVGETTCDGKKKMYELLGKLKPMQVIHLPNVPDKERSLDAWVKEIKHFKEALEERFDVEITDEKLHEAIKWCNKERIQAARIYELGRYDPPAITGLDMRNVMDGEQYMFNKYEKYEKLKQILDECEENWKNGNGPYKPNAKPPRILISGAGLGGVVDKTIAVIEELGGAIVCYEGCSGIVSRRRLVDESDERDPITCIAEKYLEVPCAVMSPNHNRMSQIEATIAEWQVEGLINITLHSCLPFGIESCNIEKVCKKCHTPYLHIETDFSTGDAGQIRTRIEAFLEMVLERRLM